The following proteins are co-located in the Maridesulfovibrio sp. genome:
- a CDS encoding TIGR01777 family oxidoreductase: protein MKVVITGGTGFIGKRLSHELVAKGYQVICLTRSSRPSDISGVRNVVWDGKTSSGWLEYADGAAAIVNLAGDNIASGRWSAAKKKSILTSRVEAGEAVSEAVVKAPNKPKVVIQGSAIGYYGDCGPEPVNENSSKGSLFLSDVVEKWEASTASVEEHGVRRAIIRTAMVLGNGGALSKMIGPFKAGLGSYLGAGHQGVSWIHIKDEVRAIIFLIENEKCKGIFNLSSIRPLTFNKFADTLSSVFGKRIWFRAPGFVLKLALGQMADEVLLSGQFVMPVNLISAGFKFDFTEAEEALREIIQP, encoded by the coding sequence ATGAAAGTCGTGATTACCGGAGGAACCGGATTTATTGGAAAAAGGCTAAGTCATGAATTGGTTGCAAAGGGGTATCAGGTTATTTGCTTGACCCGTTCCAGCCGTCCTTCTGATATTTCCGGAGTGCGTAATGTTGTCTGGGATGGCAAAACTTCATCCGGTTGGCTGGAATATGCCGATGGTGCGGCAGCAATAGTCAACCTTGCCGGAGATAATATCGCTTCCGGGCGCTGGTCTGCAGCTAAGAAGAAATCGATTCTCACCAGTCGGGTTGAGGCTGGGGAGGCTGTAAGCGAAGCTGTGGTAAAAGCGCCAAATAAACCGAAGGTGGTTATTCAGGGTTCGGCCATCGGATATTATGGTGATTGCGGTCCAGAACCGGTTAATGAAAATTCTTCCAAAGGTAGCCTTTTCCTTTCCGATGTAGTTGAAAAATGGGAAGCGAGCACAGCTTCGGTTGAAGAACATGGAGTGAGGCGTGCAATTATTCGTACGGCTATGGTTCTTGGAAACGGCGGTGCGCTGTCTAAGATGATTGGTCCTTTTAAGGCGGGATTGGGCAGTTATCTTGGGGCAGGGCATCAAGGTGTCTCATGGATCCATATTAAAGATGAGGTCCGGGCCATAATTTTTCTGATTGAAAATGAGAAATGTAAGGGCATTTTCAATCTCAGCTCCATTCGGCCACTGACCTTTAATAAGTTTGCAGATACCTTAAGCAGTGTATTTGGTAAAAGGATCTGGTTTCGCGCCCCCGGTTTTGTTCTCAAGCTAGCTCTTGGGCAGATGGCGGATGAGGTGTTGCTAAGTGGTCAATTTGTAATGCCGGTGAACCTTATCTCTGCCGGATTCAAGTTTGATTTTACCGAAGCAGAAGAGGCCTTGCGGGAAATTATTCAGCCGTAA
- a CDS encoding esterase-like activity of phytase family protein, whose product MLKKLIVAGAAVALSAGLAFASEFEIEKYEIDTPLKYNVPYNGQYAAEFPEGFPIGIGSGMTYIGLGKDGTRFFYAIGDRGPNADSPKVMVDGRKVPSKVFPAPDYTPSYGAIGLKDGRVTLMSTIEIKDTKGRKISGRPIPPGTVGSTGEIPLNDSYKVLSYDREGLDTEGIALDRKDGNLWICDEYGPFIAKMDVNTGRLLKKYGPGEGLPEIVGKRQPNRGMEGVAVTPSNKVLGAVQSICDIDGNVKDSKAPFTRLVLLDPETGETKMFAYPVDVEAYKRCKDVKIGDLHAVSDTEFLIVEQGTGKEGLRNLIYLIDISSATDLTGKMTAEGKELEAVSGAAELESLGIKMAAKKKIISLREYGWKPSKAEGLALLPDMRTIAVCSDNDFGFGSKIIDPATDKDGKVIKKATSYVIDGDKMTYDGQEVSTSFKLVPTGEKAGFWMIKLPKKISQY is encoded by the coding sequence ATGCTTAAAAAGTTGATTGTAGCAGGTGCGGCCGTTGCGCTTAGTGCCGGACTTGCTTTTGCGTCTGAGTTTGAAATCGAGAAATACGAAATTGACACCCCTCTGAAGTATAACGTTCCGTATAACGGGCAATATGCAGCTGAATTTCCAGAAGGCTTTCCAATCGGTATCGGTTCCGGCATGACTTATATCGGGCTTGGTAAGGACGGCACCCGCTTTTTTTATGCCATTGGTGATCGCGGCCCTAATGCAGATAGTCCCAAAGTTATGGTTGATGGCAGGAAAGTCCCGTCAAAGGTTTTTCCCGCTCCTGATTACACTCCTTCTTACGGTGCTATTGGTTTGAAAGACGGTAGGGTGACTCTAATGAGCACTATTGAAATCAAAGATACCAAGGGTAGAAAAATTTCAGGCCGTCCCATTCCTCCCGGAACCGTCGGTTCCACCGGTGAGATTCCGCTTAATGATTCTTATAAGGTTCTTTCTTACGATCGTGAGGGTCTGGATACCGAAGGCATTGCCCTTGACCGCAAGGACGGCAATCTCTGGATTTGTGATGAGTACGGTCCTTTTATCGCTAAGATGGATGTTAATACCGGGCGCCTGCTCAAAAAGTATGGTCCGGGTGAGGGGTTGCCTGAAATCGTAGGCAAACGTCAGCCTAACCGGGGTATGGAAGGTGTTGCTGTAACTCCTTCCAATAAGGTTCTCGGAGCTGTTCAGTCTATTTGCGACATTGATGGCAATGTAAAGGACAGCAAGGCTCCTTTTACCCGTCTTGTTCTTCTTGATCCTGAGACTGGCGAAACTAAAATGTTCGCATATCCCGTTGACGTTGAAGCTTATAAGCGTTGTAAGGATGTCAAGATTGGTGATCTGCACGCTGTGAGTGACACTGAATTCCTTATTGTTGAGCAGGGTACAGGCAAGGAAGGGTTGCGCAACCTCATTTATCTTATCGACATCAGTAGCGCTACTGACCTGACTGGAAAAATGACCGCAGAAGGAAAAGAGTTGGAAGCAGTTTCGGGTGCAGCAGAGCTTGAGTCTCTCGGTATCAAGATGGCGGCCAAGAAAAAGATTATTAGTCTGCGTGAATACGGCTGGAAACCAAGCAAAGCTGAAGGTCTGGCCCTTTTACCTGATATGCGTACTATAGCAGTCTGTTCAGATAACGATTTCGGTTTCGGCTCCAAGATAATTGATCCTGCCACGGATAAGGATGGTAAGGTTATCAAGAAGGCCACAAGCTATGTAATCGATGGCGACAAGATGACATACGACGGTCAGGAAGTATCTACTTCATTCAAGCTTGTCCCTACTGGCGAGAAAGCCGGGTTCTGGATGATCAAGCTTCCCAAGAAGATAAGTCAGTACTAA
- the rsgA gene encoding ribosome small subunit-dependent GTPase A: protein MNQKFYSLDELGWKDCFKNQLDTDDNELIPARVTMTHKGHLVVSTGQSELLLKIAGKGIGSLNEQPTVGDWLLMDRETMVPVKILERTSLLQRMAPGQEVKLQPIAANIDTLFIVSSCNTEFNLNRIERYICLALEAGVNFVLVLTKEDLTEEAQQYRKQAEHLYEPMPIVTINGKDPQSVQSLQEWFKPGETVALLGSSGVGKTTLLNTINGTEKEKTGAIRHGDDKGRHTTTTRSLHVMPSGTLLIDVPGIRELQLHDCHAGIDRAFSEIVEAEEMCRFADCSHEREPGCGVREALESETITRRRLENYLKLKEEAEKNTTEIAERAKRKAGKKNKYSRKWKK from the coding sequence TTGAACCAAAAATTTTATTCACTGGATGAACTGGGCTGGAAAGACTGCTTCAAAAACCAGCTGGACACTGACGACAATGAACTGATTCCCGCCCGGGTTACCATGACTCACAAGGGACATCTGGTTGTCTCCACCGGACAGTCCGAACTACTGCTGAAGATAGCAGGAAAAGGAATAGGCAGCTTAAACGAACAACCTACTGTAGGTGACTGGCTGCTTATGGATCGCGAGACCATGGTCCCGGTCAAAATACTTGAACGCACCAGCCTGCTCCAGCGCATGGCTCCCGGTCAGGAAGTCAAACTACAGCCCATTGCCGCCAACATCGATACACTTTTCATTGTTTCTTCCTGCAACACCGAATTCAACCTGAACCGCATTGAACGCTACATCTGTCTGGCTCTTGAGGCCGGGGTAAATTTCGTGCTTGTGCTGACGAAAGAAGACCTGACTGAAGAAGCGCAGCAATACCGCAAGCAGGCCGAACACCTATACGAGCCCATGCCCATTGTGACTATCAATGGCAAGGATCCGCAAAGCGTGCAGAGCCTGCAGGAATGGTTCAAGCCCGGCGAAACCGTGGCCCTGCTAGGTTCGTCCGGTGTAGGCAAGACAACTTTGCTCAACACCATAAACGGCACCGAAAAAGAGAAAACCGGAGCCATCCGCCATGGAGACGACAAAGGCCGCCACACAACAACCACACGCTCACTGCATGTAATGCCTAGCGGAACCCTGCTTATTGACGTTCCCGGCATAAGAGAGTTGCAACTCCATGACTGTCATGCCGGCATTGACCGGGCTTTCAGCGAAATAGTGGAAGCCGAAGAGATGTGCCGTTTTGCAGATTGCAGTCATGAACGTGAACCTGGATGTGGAGTACGTGAAGCACTTGAAAGTGAAACTATCACCCGGCGCAGACTTGAAAATTATCTGAAATTGAAAGAAGAAGCGGAAAAGAATACTACAGAGATTGCAGAACGGGCCAAAAGAAAAGCCGGAAAGAAGAACAAATATTCGCGCAAATGGAAAAAATAA
- a CDS encoding serine/threonine protein kinase, protein MSKEVQDLIKTHLPDYSSSRFGNLYTDTSEFMNIDFSDVIQLGNEHFLVSKNEMERRFGLDDPKYWVKRCKRLEDGQHKILKLVFYEKFPMNIGPFKIECFRSPRKEARILDLVKGDMRFMQGYSVNDSAGNNVRVLDIIRGKRLDVWVHNIAVDHKTYFHEHFPDILEKYIWACEAIKFLHDNDEKHGDIRRDHLWVEYDTGDYRWIDFDYAFELYENPFGLDVFGLGSILIYLAGKANITPQTMKDHHIDPAMLSSITPGDYSVVIGNRVVNLKKIYDYIPPSLNNILMHFSSSSSVFYETVDELMLDMNKSLKEIRSL, encoded by the coding sequence ATGAGCAAGGAAGTCCAAGATCTTATTAAGACTCATCTGCCTGACTACAGCAGTTCCCGTTTCGGGAATTTATATACAGATACCTCTGAATTCATGAATATTGATTTCAGTGATGTTATCCAACTTGGGAATGAGCATTTTCTTGTCTCTAAAAATGAAATGGAACGAAGATTCGGTCTTGATGACCCCAAGTATTGGGTCAAGAGATGCAAGCGCTTGGAAGATGGGCAGCACAAGATTTTAAAGCTTGTTTTTTACGAAAAGTTCCCCATGAATATCGGTCCATTCAAAATCGAGTGTTTCCGGAGCCCGCGTAAGGAAGCACGTATTCTTGATCTGGTAAAGGGTGATATGCGCTTTATGCAGGGGTATTCAGTGAATGACTCTGCAGGAAATAATGTGCGGGTGCTGGATATAATACGGGGTAAGCGTCTTGATGTCTGGGTACATAATATTGCGGTAGATCATAAAACATACTTTCACGAGCATTTTCCGGATATTTTAGAAAAGTATATCTGGGCTTGTGAGGCCATCAAATTTCTGCACGACAATGATGAAAAGCATGGGGATATTCGACGTGATCATCTATGGGTTGAATATGATACCGGAGATTACAGGTGGATAGACTTCGATTATGCTTTTGAACTTTATGAAAACCCATTCGGGCTTGATGTGTTCGGACTTGGAAGTATCCTTATCTATCTGGCGGGTAAGGCTAATATTACACCACAGACCATGAAGGATCATCACATTGATCCGGCTATGCTTTCGTCCATAACTCCGGGTGATTATTCGGTGGTTATCGGGAACCGGGTTGTAAATTTGAAGAAAATTTACGATTACATTCCACCGTCATTAAATAATATACTGATGCACTTTTCATCTTCCAGTTCCGTTTTTTATGAGACTGTTGATGAATTGATGCTGGATATGAATAAAAGTTTGAAGGAAATACGTAGTTTGTAA
- a CDS encoding universal stress protein, with translation MESMKMLVAFDGSENSFKAVEYIGNIARNCSGGEIVLLYVERLPDKDIFPDDAAWEKQCGENEQAMMVKLAEAEKKLVSMGVNPEEIKIEYFASCKSPFHETDICSTGRSIGMDILRIREEGEYGTIVIGRRGVSKAEEFLFGSVSTKVVQSAVGCTVWVVN, from the coding sequence ATGGAATCCATGAAGATGCTGGTTGCCTTTGACGGTTCGGAAAATTCATTCAAGGCTGTGGAATATATTGGTAATATTGCCCGCAATTGTTCCGGTGGCGAGATAGTATTGCTTTATGTGGAAAGATTACCGGATAAAGATATCTTTCCCGATGATGCTGCTTGGGAAAAGCAATGTGGAGAGAATGAGCAGGCGATGATGGTGAAATTGGCCGAGGCCGAGAAGAAGCTCGTCTCGATGGGAGTAAACCCGGAAGAAATTAAAATTGAGTATTTTGCCAGTTGCAAGTCTCCTTTCCATGAAACAGACATCTGTTCGACCGGGCGCAGCATTGGTATGGATATTTTGCGTATCCGCGAAGAAGGCGAGTACGGAACCATTGTTATCGGAAGGCGCGGTGTCAGCAAGGCTGAGGAGTTCTTGTTCGGTTCCGTTTCAACCAAAGTGGTCCAGTCTGCAGTAGGATGTACCGTCTGGGTAGTCAATTGA
- a CDS encoding ABC transporter substrate binding protein, which yields MLKQVSALIFLLLFVSAASANAKPKVLFIESYHDGYVWDQEERAGLESIFKDQVELYNFQMDTKRIDASKYQEKADLAWQYYLEVKPDVVVISDDNALMLLEHRFLETKTPVVYMGINNNPRNYGPLGGNVTGVLERPLYKRTIRYLKELILFNNKKVLILLDKGTTSEVFRASVFHDQHSMEISGIRADVSSFCDYTNWRKAVKNADKNGYDAIVIGLYHSLFEEGANVDGEEVLAWTSENSPVPVFAFWEMSVGKDKAVGGMVLSGEVQGRAAGEIVMKILDGTPVSSISPVIPAQGEFVFSQYELDRWKIRLPHYIRKQARMRE from the coding sequence ATGTTAAAACAAGTCAGTGCTCTAATTTTTCTGCTGTTATTTGTGTCTGCAGCTTCTGCAAACGCAAAGCCCAAGGTGCTCTTTATTGAGAGTTACCATGATGGGTATGTTTGGGATCAAGAGGAAAGAGCTGGGCTTGAGTCCATATTTAAGGATCAGGTTGAGTTATACAATTTTCAGATGGATACCAAGCGAATTGATGCATCAAAGTATCAGGAAAAGGCTGATTTGGCTTGGCAATATTATTTGGAAGTCAAGCCGGACGTTGTCGTAATTTCTGATGATAACGCCCTGATGTTACTTGAACATAGATTTTTAGAAACAAAAACACCTGTTGTTTATATGGGTATTAACAATAACCCGCGTAATTATGGTCCGTTAGGGGGAAATGTTACCGGGGTGCTTGAGCGTCCCCTCTATAAAAGAACAATAAGATATTTAAAGGAATTGATTCTTTTCAATAATAAAAAAGTTTTGATTCTGCTTGATAAGGGCACGACTTCTGAAGTTTTCAGGGCATCTGTGTTCCATGATCAGCATAGCATGGAGATCAGCGGGATTAGGGCGGATGTTAGTTCTTTTTGTGATTACACTAACTGGCGCAAGGCCGTAAAAAATGCCGACAAAAATGGATATGACGCTATAGTCATTGGTTTATACCATAGTCTTTTTGAAGAAGGTGCAAATGTTGACGGAGAGGAAGTCCTGGCATGGACTTCAGAGAATTCTCCGGTTCCTGTTTTTGCTTTCTGGGAAATGAGTGTGGGTAAAGATAAGGCCGTTGGGGGAATGGTCTTAAGTGGCGAAGTGCAAGGGCGTGCTGCCGGTGAGATTGTAATGAAGATTCTTGACGGCACTCCTGTCAGTTCTATTTCTCCGGTTATTCCAGCTCAGGGAGAGTTTGTTTTCAGTCAATATGAGTTGGATAGATGGAAGATCAGACTGCCTCATTATATAAGAAAACAGGCTCGCATGCGCGAATAA
- a CDS encoding arsenate reductase ArsC, producing the protein MQNKINLLFLCTGNSCRSQMAEGWARHLKSDQINAYSAGIETHGLNPSAVKVMAEAGVDISAHKSTHIDELRDIPIDIVVTVCNHAHETCPFFPGGSKVVHVGFDDPPKMAKEIAERGGSNEEQLDSFRRVRDEIRRFVETLPEGLVD; encoded by the coding sequence ATGCAAAATAAGATAAATCTTTTGTTTTTGTGTACAGGCAATTCCTGCAGAAGCCAGATGGCTGAGGGATGGGCTCGGCATTTAAAATCAGATCAGATCAATGCTTATTCCGCAGGTATTGAAACGCACGGACTTAATCCTTCTGCTGTAAAGGTAATGGCTGAAGCCGGTGTTGATATTTCCGCGCATAAGTCTACTCATATTGATGAACTTAGAGATATTCCTATTGATATAGTGGTTACTGTCTGCAATCATGCCCACGAGACTTGTCCGTTTTTTCCGGGCGGCAGTAAAGTTGTTCATGTCGGTTTTGATGATCCGCCGAAAATGGCAAAGGAAATTGCGGAAAGAGGTGGCTCAAATGAAGAACAGCTCGATAGTTTTCGTAGGGTTCGTGATGAAATCAGGAGATTTGTTGAAACCCTGCCTGAAGGGCTGGTTGATTAA
- a CDS encoding L-serine ammonia-lyase, producing MESLRELYRIGVGPSSSHTMGPRMAAERFLEKHSDASRFRVTLFESLAATGKGHLTDWAILSVLGDDKTELVWKAEEKMPEHPNGMQFEALDSSGSVIDTWKVYSVGGGAIREEGAAASSADPVYGLSTITEIMAHCEDKGITYWEYVEKCEGPEIWDFLRDVWEVMEASLERGLEAEGVLPGSIGLRRQAKSYYRRTKHAGADMQLTGMTTAYALAVSEENAGGGEIVTAPTCGSCGIVPATLRYLKDTQEHLKENDLLRALATAGLFGNVIKTNASISGAEVGCQGEVGSACAMASAAATQLMGGTLRQIEYAAEMGLEHHLGLTCDPVDGLVQIPCIERNACASTRALARAQMSILSDGSHRIPFDEVVEVMKKTGHDLPSLYRETSAGGLAKAYHERSNSK from the coding sequence ATGGAGTCTTTAAGGGAGTTATACCGTATTGGAGTGGGGCCTTCTTCAAGCCATACAATGGGACCGCGTATGGCTGCGGAAAGGTTTTTGGAGAAACATTCTGATGCATCCCGGTTCAGGGTAACGCTTTTTGAGAGTCTTGCCGCTACAGGTAAGGGGCACCTTACCGACTGGGCGATTCTCAGTGTCCTCGGCGATGATAAAACTGAGTTGGTCTGGAAAGCTGAAGAGAAGATGCCCGAGCATCCCAACGGAATGCAGTTTGAAGCTTTGGACAGTTCCGGTTCAGTTATTGACACTTGGAAAGTTTACAGTGTCGGTGGTGGTGCCATCCGTGAAGAAGGTGCTGCCGCTTCCAGTGCTGATCCCGTCTACGGGTTAAGCACTATTACTGAGATTATGGCCCACTGTGAAGACAAAGGTATCACCTATTGGGAATATGTAGAAAAGTGTGAAGGCCCTGAGATTTGGGATTTTCTGCGAGATGTCTGGGAAGTAATGGAAGCATCCCTTGAACGCGGTCTTGAGGCCGAGGGGGTATTGCCCGGTTCTATAGGACTTCGCAGGCAGGCTAAATCTTATTACCGCCGCACTAAGCATGCCGGCGCTGATATGCAGCTTACCGGTATGACCACTGCATATGCCCTTGCTGTTTCCGAAGAAAACGCAGGTGGCGGTGAAATCGTAACCGCTCCTACTTGTGGATCATGCGGCATCGTTCCGGCAACTTTACGCTATCTCAAAGATACTCAGGAACATCTTAAAGAGAATGATTTGCTCCGTGCACTGGCTACTGCCGGACTGTTCGGTAATGTGATTAAGACTAATGCCTCTATTTCCGGAGCAGAGGTCGGTTGTCAGGGGGAGGTAGGTTCAGCTTGCGCCATGGCTTCTGCTGCAGCAACCCAGCTTATGGGCGGGACTTTGCGTCAGATTGAATATGCAGCGGAAATGGGGCTTGAGCACCATTTGGGCCTGACATGTGATCCCGTGGACGGCTTGGTGCAGATTCCATGTATTGAACGTAATGCCTGCGCCTCCACCCGCGCCCTTGCTCGTGCCCAGATGTCCATTCTTTCCGACGGCTCTCACCGTATTCCTTTTGATGAGGTTGTGGAAGTTATGAAGAAAACAGGACATGACCTGCCAAGTCTTTACCGCGAAACGTCAGCGGGCGGACTGGCAAAAGCATATCATGAACGTTCTAATTCTAAGTAA
- a CDS encoding dipeptide ABC transporter ATP-binding protein: MNENILEIKDIKRHYPVSNGLFSLSKSTVKAVNGITLEVKKGETLGLVGESGCGKSTLARLLTGLEKPDQGSINFKGRRLDEWTATERSTMLQMVFQDPYSSLNPRQRIGKIISESMRIHKSGSKDEIQKRVEELLVQVGLRPEHHKRYPHEFSGGQRQRVAIARAIAMNPDLIICDEPVSALDVSVQAQVLNLLKSIQREFELSYVFISHDLSVVSHISDRVAVMYLGQLMEIATAEELYRNPQHPYTQILLDAVPVPDPAVQREDVVITGDMPSPISPPSGCPFHTRCPKAMDICSQAQPELKETEDDHRVACHLY; encoded by the coding sequence ATGAATGAAAACATACTGGAAATAAAAGATATTAAACGCCACTATCCCGTCAGCAACGGACTTTTCTCCCTGTCCAAGTCTACGGTGAAAGCTGTTAACGGCATTACCCTTGAAGTAAAGAAAGGTGAGACGCTTGGGCTTGTAGGCGAATCAGGATGCGGGAAATCAACTCTTGCCAGACTACTCACCGGACTGGAAAAGCCGGATCAGGGCAGTATAAATTTCAAAGGCCGCAGGCTTGATGAATGGACCGCAACTGAGCGCAGCACCATGCTTCAAATGGTCTTTCAGGACCCGTACTCTTCGCTCAATCCCCGCCAGAGAATCGGAAAAATTATTTCCGAATCCATGCGCATCCATAAATCAGGCAGCAAGGACGAAATCCAGAAACGGGTCGAAGAACTGCTGGTACAGGTAGGTTTAAGACCTGAGCACCACAAACGCTACCCCCACGAATTTTCAGGCGGCCAGCGCCAGCGTGTGGCAATCGCACGGGCCATTGCCATGAACCCGGACCTAATCATCTGTGATGAACCAGTATCCGCGCTGGATGTGTCCGTACAGGCGCAGGTCCTCAACCTGCTTAAGTCCATTCAGCGGGAATTCGAACTGAGCTACGTTTTCATTTCCCACGACCTTTCGGTAGTCAGCCACATAAGTGACCGGGTGGCGGTTATGTATCTTGGGCAGCTCATGGAGATTGCCACTGCCGAAGAGCTTTACCGCAACCCCCAGCACCCATACACCCAGATCCTTCTCGATGCTGTCCCGGTTCCTGATCCGGCTGTTCAGAGAGAAGATGTGGTCATAACCGGAGATATGCCCAGTCCCATCTCACCGCCTTCAGGCTGTCCCTTTCATACCCGCTGCCCCAAGGCTATGGATATCTGCTCGCAGGCCCAGCCGGAACTAAAAGAAACCGAGGACGACCATAGAGTGGCTTGTCATTTGTATTAA
- a CDS encoding ABC transporter ATP-binding protein has protein sequence MTAPILKIKNLTTSFATPGGIIKAVDNASLDLGQGETLAIVGESGCGKTVLSLSVMGLIPDPPGRITAGQVLYRDQDLVLLSEQEMQKVRGNKLSMVFQEPMTSLNPVFKIGNQIGETLRLHKGMNKHQAAEAAIEALKLVGIPTPHKRINNFPHELSGGMRQRVMIAMALVCSPEILIADEPTTALDVTIQSQILRLLDELKHKMNGSLMLITHDLGVVARVATRVAVMYAGQIVESASISDTFKEPLHPYTQGLLNSVPRLGCRTALTPIPGNVPALLDLPKGCRFHPRCDRAFDLCREQEPQLLNKDGRQVRCWLHT, from the coding sequence ATGACCGCACCAATCTTAAAAATCAAGAATCTGACCACATCTTTCGCCACTCCGGGCGGAATCATTAAAGCTGTGGATAATGCCAGTCTGGACTTAGGGCAAGGAGAAACTTTAGCCATTGTCGGTGAATCAGGCTGCGGAAAAACCGTCCTATCCCTCTCTGTAATGGGCCTTATCCCTGATCCTCCGGGACGGATCACCGCAGGACAGGTGCTCTACCGTGATCAGGACCTCGTGCTACTCTCTGAGCAGGAAATGCAAAAAGTCCGCGGCAACAAGCTTTCGATGGTTTTTCAGGAACCCATGACTTCGCTAAACCCGGTTTTCAAAATCGGTAACCAGATCGGTGAAACTCTACGACTGCATAAGGGGATGAATAAACATCAGGCCGCCGAAGCAGCGATAGAAGCCCTCAAGCTGGTCGGAATTCCCACCCCCCATAAAAGGATCAACAATTTTCCGCATGAACTGAGCGGGGGTATGCGTCAGCGGGTCATGATCGCCATGGCACTGGTCTGCTCACCGGAAATCCTGATTGCCGATGAACCTACAACGGCACTGGACGTGACCATTCAATCCCAGATTCTGCGGCTTCTGGACGAGCTTAAGCATAAAATGAACGGTTCACTCATGCTCATCACCCACGACCTAGGCGTGGTGGCACGGGTCGCCACAAGAGTTGCAGTCATGTATGCGGGACAGATTGTGGAGTCTGCGTCCATCTCGGACACCTTCAAGGAACCGCTCCATCCATACACGCAAGGGCTGCTTAATTCTGTACCCCGGCTTGGCTGCCGCACTGCCCTGACTCCCATTCCCGGCAACGTTCCTGCACTGCTGGACTTGCCAAAGGGATGCCGTTTCCATCCCCGCTGTGACCGGGCTTTTGATCTTTGCCGGGAGCAGGAACCTCAACTTTTAAATAAAGACGGCAGACAAGTGCGCTGCTGGCTGCATACATAG